The following nucleotide sequence is from uncultured Roseateles sp..
GGCGACGCTCTGGCGCCGCGCCAGCGGGTGCTCGGCGTGGGTCAGCAGGCACAGCTGATCGGCGCGATAGGGCAGGGTCTGCAGGCCCTGCATGTCGCCGGCGTCCCACAGCACGCCGAAATCGGCCGAGCCCTCGCGCACGCTGCGCACGATCTCGGAGCTGACCCGCTCCTCCAGGCTGATGCGCACCGCCTGGTACTGGCTTAAGAAACCGGCCAGGTCGTCAGGCAGGAACTCCGACAGCACCGAGATGCTGGCCAGCACGCGCACGCTGCCATGCACACCGCTGGCAAACTCGCTCAGTTCGGCGCGCAGCCTCCCCATGCCCGACAGCATCGCCCGCGCCTGGCGCAAGAGTGCCTCGCCGGCGGCGGTGGGCGAAATGCCGCGCCGCCCGCGCACCAGCAGGGTCACGGCCAGATCGGCCTCGAGCGCCGCAATGCGCTTGCTGATCGCCGAGGCGACGATGGCCTCGCGCTGGGCGGCGCGGGCGATATTGCCCTCCTCGCAGACGGCGACGAACAGCCTCAGCGTGATGGGATCGAAGGCGGCGCTCATCCCCCATTGTGACATTCCCGATTGGAACGCTGATAGTTCCAAAATACCGCTGGCGCGGCATTACGGAATGGCTGAATATTGCTCATCCCCAGCTTCCGCCCTGCCCCATGCCCATCCTTCCCTCCGCTGTCGTCGTGCGCGAAGTCGGTCTGCGCGACGGACTGCAAAGCATTGCCACCGTGCTGCCCACCGCCAGGAAGCTGGAGTGGCTGCGCCGCGCCCATGCGGCCGGCCAGCGCGAGATCGAGGTCGGCTCCTTCGTGCCGGCCCGCCTCTTGCCACAGCTGGCCGACACCGCCGAGGTGCTGGCCTATGCCCAGACCCTGCCCGGCCTGATGGCCTCGGTGCTGGTGCCCAATCTGAAGGGCGCCGAGCATGCGATTGCCGCCGGTGCCGCGCTGATGGTGGTGCCGCTGTCGGCCAGCCACGCGCACAGCCTGGCGAATCTGCGCAAGACGCCGGACGAGGTGGTGGCCGAGGTGGCAAAGATGCGCGCGCTGCGTGACTCCGGTGGCTCGAAGACAATCATCGAGGGCGGCGTGGGCACGGCCTTCGGCTGCACCTTGCAGGGCCAGGTCTCGACAGCCGAGGTGCTGCGCCTGATGCAGGCCCTGCTGGATGCGGGCGCCGACCGCGTCAGCCTGGCCGACACGGTGGGCTATGCCGATCCGGCGATGGTTGACGATCTTTTCAGTCAAGCGCTGAAGATTGCCGGCGAGCGCCTCGCCTGCGGCCATTTCCACGATACGCGCGGCCTGGCGCTGGCCAACTGCTATGCCGCGCTGCGCCTCGGCGTGGCCCGCTTCGACGCCTCGCTGGCCGGCATCGGCGGCTGCCCCCACGCGCCCGGCGCCAGCGGCAATGCGGCCACCGAGGATCTGCTCTTCATGCTGCAGAGCATGGGGCTGCAGACCGGCGTCGATCTGCCGGCCCTGCTGGCGCTGCGCGCCGATGTCGCCGACTGGATGAGCGGCGAAGCCCTGCACGGCACGCTGTGGCGCGCCGGCCTGCCCAAGACCTTTGCTGTTCAACACGCATCATGAGCACAGACACCCACACCGAGCGCCCCCTGCCCCTGGCCGGCGTGCGCGTGATCGAGTTCAGCCATATGGTGATGGGCCCGACCTGCGGCATGATCCTCGCCGACCTCGGCGCCGAGGTGATCAAGATCGAGCCACCCAGTGGCGACCGCACACGCACGATGTCGGGCGTCGGCATGGGCTTCTACCGCAGCTTCAACCGCAACAAGAAGAGCGTGGTGCTGGACATCCAGACCCCCGAGGGCCTGGCCAGCGCACGCGAGCTGATAGGCCAGAGCGATGTGATGGTGGAGAACTTCCGCCCAGGCCTGATGGCCAAGCTGGGGCTGGACTACGCGAGCCTGGCCAAGGACTTCCCGGGCCTGATCTATGCCTCGCACAAGGGCTTTCTGCCCGGGCCCTACGAGCACCGGCTGGCGCTGGACGAGGTGGTGCAGATGATGGCCGGCCTGGCGTACATGACCGGCCCACCGGGCCGGCCGCTGCGCGCCGGCGCCTCGGTCAACGACATCATGGGCGGCATGTTCGGCGTCATCGGCGTGCTGGCCGCGCTGTGGGAGCGCCAGCGCAGCGGCCGCGGCCAGGAGGTGCAGAGCGCGCTGTTCGAGAACTGCACCTTCCTCGTCGCCTCGCATATGCAGCAGGCGGCGATGACCGGCGAATCACCGCCACCGATGCCGGCGCGCGCCTCGCCCTGGTCGGTCTACGACGTGTTCACGGTGGCGAACGGCGAACAGCTGTTCATCGCCGCCGTCAGCGACAAACAGTGGACCCAGCTCTGCCATGTGCTGGAGCGCCCCGACCTGCTCGCCGACCCTGCCCTGGCCACCAATGAGCTGCGCGTGGCGATACGCCCGCAGGTGCTGGAGCGGCTGGGCGCCATCCTGGCCGGGCATGACATCACCGAGCTGTCGACCAAGCTCGAAGCGGCCGGCCTGCCCTATGCCCCTATCGCCCGGCCCGACCAGCTGCTGCAGGACCCCCATCTGCGCGCCAGCGGCGGCCTGGCCCCCATGCAATGCGAGGACGGCAGCAGCACCGATGTCGTCCTCTTGCCGATGCTGATGAACGGCGAACGCCTGCCCGTGCGCCTGCCTCTGGCCGGTGTCGGCGAGCACACCGACGAGGTGCTCGCCCGACTGAATCCGAAGCACTGAAACGACAAAACACTGCCCCGCAGGAGACAACCGATGACCCAACTACACCGCCGCCTGGCCACCTTGCTGGCCGCCAGCCTGCTGCTCGCAAACCCCGCGCTCTGGGCGCAAAGCACCGACAAGCCGCTGCGCATCATCCTGCCCCTCGGCGCGGGATCGGGAGTCGATGCCATCACCCGTGCCGTCGGTCCGGCCCTGTCCAAGGCGCTGGGCGGCCAGCCGGTGTTGATAGAGAACCTGCCCGGCGCCGGCGGCATCACCGGCACCTCGGCCCTGGTCAAGGCCGCGCCCGATGGCCTGACCATCGCTGTGGTCTCGAACAACCACGTCATCAACCCCAGCGTCTACAAGAAGATGCCTTTCGACTCGATCGAGGACATCACCGCCATTTCGGTCATCGGCAGCACGCCGCTGGTGCTGGTCGTCAACCCAGCCAAGGTACCAGCCAAGAACGTCAAGGAGCTAATCGCCTTTCTGAAGGCCAAGCCCGACGCCTACAACTACGCCTCATCGGGCAACGGCACCATCCTGCATCTGGCGGCCGAGATGTTCGTCGACGAGGCCGGCGTGGTGATACGCCACATCCCCTACAAGGGCTCGGGCCCGATGATTGCCGACCTGATGGGCGGCCAGGTCGAGATGGGTGTGCTGGCCCTGCCTGCGATACAGGGCCAGTTGAAGAGCGGCGCGCTGCGCGCCATCGGCGTCGGCGGCCAGAGCCGCTCGGCGGCCGCGCCGGAGATTCCGACCATTGCCGAACAGGGCCTGCCCCACTACGACGCCAGCGGCTGGTTCGCCGTGATCGCCCCGGCCAAGCTGCCCGCCGCCGAGGTCAAGCGCCTGCACGCCGCCTTCGTCGCCGCCTTCGCCACACCCGAGGTCAAGGAAGCCATGGCCCGCCAGGGCAATGACATCCATCCCAGCACACCCGAGGCCGCGGCGCGCTTCTTCCGCAGCGAGACGGAGCGCTATGCCAAGCTGGTAAAGAAATCGGATATCAAGGTGGATTAGAGATCAGCGGACCTTGATCACTGGGCACCGTGGCCTAGCTTAGGTGCCAATCCGCAATTGCGACAAGCCATTCGTCATCGTCAACGAACGACAAAATGGCCGCGCAAGCTGCGAATCTGCAGAGCAACTGTTTTGCTGCGGGCGCGTCGCTAACAATTTGCTCCAAATGTTGTTCAGGCAACGCCTGCTCGTTTTCAAAAAACAGCAGAACCCATCCACCATGGTCCAACCCCTCGCAGCTGCTATACAGGTCGTCGTTTTCGGCCAGTCGTAGCCAGCGCGGCTCTTTGCTGGTTACCCAGTCGCTGAGCCAGAGGCTACGGTAAGGGAATGCGGCAGTGAGCTTGTTAACAACTGCATCTCGCTCCTGAGCCGCTGCAGCTTGCTTCCAAAGCATCGTGGGAAGTCGCATCAGCCACACACTCGAACTGTTCGCATCGAGGCGGCGAAGGTTGACAAAGCTCGAGAAATCCAGTCCTGGACTCATCTTTGGCACTCGCAGTCATCTTTCATTGCGTTATACGCGGCTGCTGGTACGCCAACAACTGGCTCTATAAGTGCTGTGTGAATCTTGCTCCAGGGCTTACCCAGGAAGTCAGCGTGCCAGTGCGGATAGCTGAGCCAAT
It contains:
- a CDS encoding hydroxymethylglutaryl-CoA lyase, whose product is MPILPSAVVVREVGLRDGLQSIATVLPTARKLEWLRRAHAAGQREIEVGSFVPARLLPQLADTAEVLAYAQTLPGLMASVLVPNLKGAEHAIAAGAALMVVPLSASHAHSLANLRKTPDEVVAEVAKMRALRDSGGSKTIIEGGVGTAFGCTLQGQVSTAEVLRLMQALLDAGADRVSLADTVGYADPAMVDDLFSQALKIAGERLACGHFHDTRGLALANCYAALRLGVARFDASLAGIGGCPHAPGASGNAATEDLLFMLQSMGLQTGVDLPALLALRADVADWMSGEALHGTLWRAGLPKTFAVQHAS
- a CDS encoding CaiB/BaiF CoA-transferase family protein, translated to MSTDTHTERPLPLAGVRVIEFSHMVMGPTCGMILADLGAEVIKIEPPSGDRTRTMSGVGMGFYRSFNRNKKSVVLDIQTPEGLASARELIGQSDVMVENFRPGLMAKLGLDYASLAKDFPGLIYASHKGFLPGPYEHRLALDEVVQMMAGLAYMTGPPGRPLRAGASVNDIMGGMFGVIGVLAALWERQRSGRGQEVQSALFENCTFLVASHMQQAAMTGESPPPMPARASPWSVYDVFTVANGEQLFIAAVSDKQWTQLCHVLERPDLLADPALATNELRVAIRPQVLERLGAILAGHDITELSTKLEAAGLPYAPIARPDQLLQDPHLRASGGLAPMQCEDGSSTDVVLLPMLMNGERLPVRLPLAGVGEHTDEVLARLNPKH
- a CDS encoding tripartite tricarboxylate transporter substrate binding protein: MTQLHRRLATLLAASLLLANPALWAQSTDKPLRIILPLGAGSGVDAITRAVGPALSKALGGQPVLIENLPGAGGITGTSALVKAAPDGLTIAVVSNNHVINPSVYKKMPFDSIEDITAISVIGSTPLVLVVNPAKVPAKNVKELIAFLKAKPDAYNYASSGNGTILHLAAEMFVDEAGVVIRHIPYKGSGPMIADLMGGQVEMGVLALPAIQGQLKSGALRAIGVGGQSRSAAAPEIPTIAEQGLPHYDASGWFAVIAPAKLPAAEVKRLHAAFVAAFATPEVKEAMARQGNDIHPSTPEAAARFFRSETERYAKLVKKSDIKVD
- a CDS encoding LysR family transcriptional regulator, whose product is MSAAFDPITLRLFVAVCEEGNIARAAQREAIVASAISKRIAALEADLAVTLLVRGRRGISPTAAGEALLRQARAMLSGMGRLRAELSEFASGVHGSVRVLASISVLSEFLPDDLAGFLSQYQAVRISLEERVSSEIVRSVREGSADFGVLWDAGDMQGLQTLPYRADQLCLLTHAEHPLARRQSVAFLDALDHDTVGVVPGSIMETMLRRYAAMAGRQWVSRIQVSTLDAACRIVAARLGVAVLPREATEPYAQALGLAVLPLQDAWARRRFVICMRSVEELTATARLLVDHLQRQAIGS